The genomic DNA GTTGTGCCCCAGCCGCGATGTTATCTCCAGCACAACATCGTTCTCCCGGGCCAGCTCTGCCTCCTCCAGAGCAATGAAACCCGGATGCGCGAGGATATCGACACCTGCCTCTATCGCGGCTCTGTTGGTCCCTGGCGCGACCGGCTCTACTGGAGTCTCCCCATGGACTACCACGATCTCCGCGCCCAGAGCTCTTGAGAGAAGCACGAGCCGCTCGATCTTCTCTGGCGGCACGTGGGTTATCTCGACGCCGATAATCACCTTGAGAGAATAGGCATCCTCCATCTCCTTCACTTTTAGCATGCTTCCGACGACATGCTCCACATTCGTGAAGTCGACGTGATCCGTTATCGCAATGGCCGTGTATCCGCTCGCCTCAGCACGTCTGAGAAGCTCGGCCGGAATGAGCTCACCATCGCTGAAGACCGTGTGCGTATGGAGGTCTATCATGCTGGATGCTTTCGCGCATGGGGTAATAATGGTTGCGAGAGGCTCGCTGGAATCGATACTCGACCAGCAGCGCAAAGATACACGGTGATGTACTTCCCCGCATATTATCAAATGGAAGATTCACGGTCTGAGGTTTGCCTACCAACCTGTCTGAACAAAGATCAGGTATTTCCGTCATCCAAAAGCAGCAAGCCACAGGTTTTTGAATTCAGCTCTTATTAAGACAGATCCGCCTATTCGACCGGAAATTGTATAACATCCGGAGCCATGATCGGGAATTAATGGAGTTTGTGGACCTCTACCCTTTTGTAATGTCTATGATCATCGGAGCGCTGATAGGAATCGAGCGCCAGCGGAGAATCGTCGAGAACAAAACCAGAGGCGTGGCCGGCCTCCGCACATTTGTACTCATAGCGCTCCTGGGTGCGCTCGCGGCCAGCCTATCAGAGATCTTCGGCCATCTTTTCATTGTAATTGCATATGCCGGCTTTCTCATACTTGTGGGAATAGGGTATGCCACCGCCTCCAGAATTACGGGGTGGCTCGATTTCACATCCGCTGTCGCTGCAGCGATCACCTTTCTTCTTGGAGCGCTCTGCTA from Methanothrix thermoacetophila PT includes the following:
- a CDS encoding histidinol phosphate phosphatase domain-containing protein, giving the protein MIDLHTHTVFSDGELIPAELLRRAEASGYTAIAITDHVDFTNVEHVVGSMLKVKEMEDAYSLKVIIGVEITHVPPEKIERLVLLSRALGAEIVVVHGETPVEPVAPGTNRAAIEAGVDILAHPGFIALEEAELARENDVVLEITSRLGHNITNGHVVRVAKKAGAKMAVNTDTHAPEDLITSKRAVEIAIGAGLTREEAVEMVRAHPLASQLGLERSGI